The following proteins are encoded in a genomic region of Diabrotica virgifera virgifera chromosome 1, PGI_DIABVI_V3a:
- the LOC114330563 gene encoding fungal protease inhibitor-1 isoform X7, translated as MSSQKVCTFLLIAIIIVTCLKEVQPSRFDRPYNKHSCDDHDYTCPPISCEDDQILTITPELCLCCPRCFNKLHEGDKCGDNDEAICDQGLTCRNNVCRKEAEPL; from the exons ATGTCATCACAAAAAGTTTGCACATTTTTGCTAatagcaataattattgtaacaTGTTTAAAAGAAGTGCAGCCTTCACGGTTTGACAGACCTTATAATAAGCATTCCTGTGATGACCATGATTATACTTGTCCTCCAATTTCGTGTGAAGATGATCAAATATTAACTATAACGCCTGAACTCTGCTTATGTTGTCCAAGATGCTTCAATAAATTAC ATGAAGGAGATAAGTGTGGAGATAATGACGAAGCTATCTGTGATCAAGGATTAACATGCCGAAACAATGTATGCCGAAAGGAAGCTGAACCCTTATAA